Proteins encoded within one genomic window of Pedobacter africanus:
- a CDS encoding RagB/SusD family nutrient uptake outer membrane protein gives MKTKYLNTILLASLMVLAASCKKFLDVKPVGKLIPEKAEELENLLNNSNTLDYHFIDNNRGSYYPLLGDNFQISENQAKYSYVSTHPNIDRYAAYTFYQPYENPRNPQYAWDWGIYRALGLFNNVIEGVKELPGAADSELGKRITAQAKAGRAWSMLVGTLGYGPMYDPSGQNNTKVLPYRTSANPGDPNPDLSTTAEALDLIEKDLKDALTATSDNVGNPSRANISAVHALMAQLYMYKRDWPKMLEHAKEAWSRSMAVKGGVDNMIYNLNAFSYKPNPNASPTPGTDVEVVLELQGPDLLLGQADNRENLFFRLAPQGTTHYPSQEFLDLFDKTTDRRYKLFALKALGYSTTVGGVKYDDGIVTRYYRDSKMLGSQGITYPELLLMKAEASARLNDLGGALADLNLLRKYRYSGTSTDLANGGTLGQDALLFEILKERRREMPIGTFQRVFDIKRYVFDTGKPWSKTSITHTIGSKVYKGDVNNTYFTMRISNNVIQLNPQWGLTLWEGAYDPASR, from the coding sequence ATGAAAACAAAATATTTAAATACCATATTGCTGGCATCTTTGATGGTGCTGGCCGCTTCCTGCAAAAAGTTTCTGGATGTTAAACCCGTAGGGAAACTGATCCCTGAAAAGGCGGAAGAACTGGAGAATCTTTTAAATAACAGCAACACATTGGATTATCACTTTATTGATAATAACCGGGGAAGCTACTATCCGCTTTTGGGAGATAACTTTCAGATCAGTGAAAATCAGGCGAAGTACTCTTATGTAAGTACACACCCTAATATAGACCGTTATGCGGCCTATACGTTTTACCAGCCATACGAAAACCCCAGAAACCCTCAATATGCCTGGGACTGGGGAATTTACCGGGCCTTGGGATTGTTTAACAATGTAATTGAAGGGGTAAAGGAGTTGCCGGGCGCTGCTGACTCCGAACTGGGCAAACGCATTACTGCCCAGGCCAAGGCTGGCCGTGCATGGTCTATGCTGGTAGGTACACTGGGTTATGGCCCTATGTATGATCCCAGCGGGCAAAACAATACCAAAGTATTGCCTTATCGTACCTCGGCAAATCCTGGGGACCCTAATCCGGACCTGTCTACCACAGCAGAGGCACTTGACCTTATAGAAAAGGATTTAAAAGACGCGCTTACAGCTACGTCTGATAATGTAGGTAATCCAAGCCGCGCTAATATTTCGGCGGTTCACGCCTTAATGGCACAGTTGTATATGTACAAAAGGGATTGGCCAAAAATGCTGGAGCATGCAAAAGAAGCCTGGAGCCGCTCAATGGCTGTTAAAGGTGGGGTAGATAATATGATCTATAACCTGAATGCTTTTTCCTATAAACCAAACCCGAACGCATCGCCTACCCCGGGTACAGATGTAGAAGTGGTATTGGAATTGCAAGGACCGGATTTGTTATTGGGCCAAGCTGATAACCGGGAAAACCTTTTCTTCAGGTTGGCCCCACAGGGCACCACCCACTATCCTTCTCAGGAATTTTTGGACCTGTTTGATAAAACAACAGACAGGAGGTACAAGTTGTTCGCCCTTAAGGCATTGGGCTATTCTACTACAGTTGGAGGCGTAAAATACGATGATGGTATCGTGACGAGGTATTACCGTGATTCAAAGATGCTGGGCAGTCAGGGGATAACGTATCCTGAGCTGTTGCTAATGAAAGCAGAAGCCAGTGCCCGTTTGAATGATCTGGGAGGGGCTTTGGCCGACCTGAACCTTTTGCGCAAATACCGTTATTCCGGCACCAGTACTGATCTCGCAAATGGAGGTACTTTGGGGCAGGATGCTTTACTTTTTGAAATACTGAAGGAACGGCGCAGAGAGATGCCAATTGGTACTTTTCAGCGTGTGTTTGATATTAAACGTTATGTTTTCGATACTGGCAAACCCTGGAGCAAGACCAGTATTACACATACCATTGGTTCTAAAGTGTATAAAGGTGATGTTAACAACACATATTTTACGATGAGGATTTCCAATAATGTGATCCAGCTGAACCCACAGTGGGGTTTAACCCTTTGGGAAGGAGCTTATGACCCGGCCTCGAGGTAG
- a CDS encoding SusC/RagA family TonB-linked outer membrane protein, with protein sequence MYKLYYNYAVENNTVLNTCLLNRQQQPSLLQRTELKKWLMRINFTCIMLLFAFMQSALATRGQRINLSYKNASIESVFNDIRKQSGYDFIYPKSLVKGSKLVSIQARNEMLRDVLNQLFIDQLFTYTLENRTIILKEKEKTVTERIREIFAQSIDVKGRVLAEDGEPLAGANVQVKGYKINVLTNKKGEFSLKDLPDNATLVISYVGFATKEIRLGNRPQDLGDIKLVMSMSELAEVALVINTGYQKLSQERATGSYGVVTTERLESRLATDLRSALEGQLTGVVLDKKGNIEVRGVSTFIAAEKNPLVVVDGYPIEGGIENINPLNVSSITVLKDGVAASIYGSRAANGVIVVTTKTGTAGGPKLTYNGLVNFVSMPNLDDLNRASTSDYIDAELDLFRQNPNGPSTVSKGNMSRVTYLMMQVRENKISEAEAMAEINRLRNVNGLKQFEDQFFRPEFSNQHNINISGATEKNNYNVALNLLDTRENFIQSNSTRLILDIKNEWKPFKFLTAGVLLNAVYNNRLTPYRDYTSLIGYNSASVLQPYTELLNGNGNPAAVWGLSQYKQDTYKKTPGMKDWTNVPLNDISKETRRNVDFQTRIGGFLRAELFEGLTAELGGSWQRGSTQVKELRDADSYGVRIAYNDATSLKNIANHYLPDGGIIDESRNINQNWTLRSQLNYNRSFNNYKHRITALVGNEVRKLTFDNNRIETRVGYNAIAGSFVPMNLKDYNAGQYNADMLMGRNISLNPGSYQYRDNRFVSWYGNASYEYDNRFILSGSIRMDLTNFFGTDPKYRYRPLWSIGGTYKMAEEAFFRNDWVSRLNVRASYGVSGNISLNQGPFLILSTGAFNNTTGGVSYGVASPPNNQLRWERTKIVNLGIDFSAWNSRFNASIDYYTKNSTDLLAAEAADPTSGFATVTKNAGKMSNSGVEIALNADLIRNRNFRWNIGPNFSYNYNNVKSYNVVRNYASSYATANGILVAGYPADGLWGYRFAGLNNLGEAQVYNAANNIIKPGDATTADVVYQGTLRPKFDLSLSNTFKYKNWDLTMLFISKLGHKYRKDNFSGSNYLNRHVAERWQKPGDELNTIYPVLREWNMDMFTFPYVDALIGNAGYVKLRDLTLSYNLERFAKKIKMSNAKVFVQGRNLFRITAKGTDIDPETAEVNTTGGTGAATEQGFTSLPLPREIFFGLTFSF encoded by the coding sequence ATGTATAAACTTTACTACAACTATGCTGTAGAAAACAATACTGTGCTGAATACCTGTCTTTTAAATAGACAACAGCAACCGTCTTTGCTACAGAGAACCGAACTAAAAAAATGGCTTATGCGGATTAATTTTACCTGTATTATGTTGCTTTTTGCATTTATGCAATCTGCACTGGCCACCAGAGGTCAAAGGATTAATTTGTCATATAAGAACGCATCTATTGAATCTGTTTTTAACGACATACGGAAACAAAGCGGCTACGATTTCATCTACCCGAAGAGCCTGGTTAAAGGCTCTAAATTGGTGTCTATACAGGCAAGAAATGAAATGCTTAGAGATGTCCTTAATCAGCTGTTCATCGATCAGTTATTTACTTACACCCTGGAAAACAGGACCATCATCCTCAAGGAAAAGGAGAAAACTGTTACGGAACGGATACGTGAAATCTTTGCCCAGTCTATTGACGTGAAAGGCAGGGTCCTGGCCGAGGATGGAGAGCCTTTGGCAGGCGCTAACGTTCAGGTTAAGGGCTATAAAATCAATGTGCTCACCAACAAAAAGGGAGAATTCAGTTTAAAAGATCTGCCAGATAATGCGACCCTGGTCATCTCTTATGTAGGTTTTGCAACCAAAGAGATCAGACTCGGGAACCGGCCTCAGGACCTAGGAGATATCAAATTGGTGATGTCTATGTCGGAGCTGGCTGAGGTTGCCCTGGTGATCAACACAGGTTATCAGAAACTATCGCAGGAACGTGCAACAGGTTCGTATGGAGTGGTTACAACCGAAAGGTTGGAAAGCAGGCTGGCGACAGATCTGAGGTCGGCTTTGGAAGGACAACTGACCGGGGTGGTATTGGATAAGAAGGGAAATATAGAGGTCAGGGGAGTGTCTACTTTTATTGCCGCGGAAAAGAACCCCCTTGTGGTGGTTGACGGATACCCGATTGAAGGCGGTATAGAGAATATAAACCCTTTGAACGTAAGCAGCATTACTGTGCTTAAAGATGGTGTTGCCGCTTCAATATATGGTTCGCGTGCTGCAAATGGAGTAATCGTGGTTACCACAAAAACAGGTACTGCAGGCGGGCCAAAATTAACTTACAACGGATTGGTCAATTTTGTTTCAATGCCTAATCTGGACGACTTGAACAGGGCTTCTACGTCCGATTATATTGATGCTGAACTGGATTTGTTCAGGCAGAACCCCAACGGTCCTTCAACCGTTAGTAAGGGTAACATGAGTAGGGTAACCTACCTGATGATGCAGGTGCGGGAAAATAAAATTTCTGAAGCAGAGGCTATGGCAGAAATTAACAGGCTGCGAAATGTGAATGGGCTTAAACAGTTTGAAGACCAGTTTTTTCGCCCTGAATTTAGTAACCAGCACAACATTAACATCTCGGGTGCAACTGAAAAAAACAATTACAATGTTGCACTTAATCTGTTAGATACAAGGGAGAATTTTATTCAAAGCAACAGCACCCGACTTATTCTTGACATTAAGAATGAATGGAAACCATTTAAATTTCTTACCGCAGGGGTTTTACTCAATGCAGTTTACAATAACCGTTTAACACCTTATAGAGACTATACCAGCTTAATCGGTTATAATTCAGCATCTGTTTTGCAACCCTATACTGAACTTTTAAATGGTAATGGCAACCCGGCAGCGGTATGGGGACTAAGCCAGTATAAACAGGATACCTATAAGAAAACGCCGGGAATGAAGGACTGGACAAACGTTCCATTAAATGATATTTCAAAAGAAACCAGAAGGAATGTTGATTTTCAAACGCGGATTGGTGGTTTTTTACGGGCTGAATTGTTTGAAGGCCTTACAGCTGAGTTGGGCGGCAGTTGGCAGCGTGGTAGTACCCAGGTAAAAGAACTGAGGGATGCAGATTCTTATGGGGTTCGGATTGCCTACAACGATGCAACCTCACTTAAAAATATAGCCAATCATTATTTGCCTGATGGTGGTATTATCGACGAAAGCCGTAACATTAACCAAAACTGGACCCTCAGATCGCAGTTAAATTATAACCGTAGCTTCAATAATTACAAACACCGCATTACGGCATTGGTAGGTAACGAGGTACGGAAACTGACCTTTGATAACAACCGGATAGAAACACGTGTTGGCTATAATGCCATTGCAGGTTCCTTTGTACCGATGAATTTAAAGGACTACAATGCCGGACAGTATAATGCAGATATGCTGATGGGGAGGAATATCTCACTAAATCCAGGTAGTTATCAATACAGGGATAACCGCTTTGTTTCCTGGTACGGCAATGCTTCTTATGAGTACGACAACCGTTTTATTTTAAGTGGAAGTATCCGTATGGATCTTACGAACTTCTTCGGTACAGACCCTAAATACAGGTATCGTCCGTTATGGTCTATCGGAGGTACTTATAAAATGGCTGAGGAAGCATTCTTCAGAAACGATTGGGTAAGCAGGTTAAATGTCAGGGCTTCTTATGGGGTTAGTGGTAATATCTCATTAAATCAGGGGCCTTTTTTAATTTTATCAACCGGAGCTTTTAACAATACTACCGGGGGTGTTTCTTATGGTGTAGCTTCCCCACCTAACAACCAGTTGCGCTGGGAGCGTACCAAGATTGTTAACTTAGGAATAGATTTTTCTGCCTGGAACAGCCGGTTTAACGCAAGTATAGATTACTATACCAAAAACAGTACGGATCTTCTGGCGGCTGAAGCAGCAGATCCTACTTCGGGCTTTGCTACAGTGACAAAAAATGCGGGCAAAATGTCGAACAGTGGGGTTGAAATAGCCTTAAATGCAGACCTGATCAGGAACAGGAACTTCCGCTGGAATATAGGGCCTAACTTTTCCTACAATTACAACAATGTAAAGTCATACAATGTTGTGCGTAACTATGCCAGCAGTTATGCAACGGCGAATGGAATCCTGGTAGCCGGATACCCAGCAGATGGCCTTTGGGGCTATCGCTTTGCGGGGCTGAATAATTTAGGCGAGGCCCAGGTTTATAATGCTGCCAACAACATCATTAAGCCTGGCGATGCTACGACAGCAGATGTGGTGTATCAGGGTACGCTGCGGCCTAAATTTGACCTTTCATTGAGCAATACATTCAAGTACAAAAACTGGGATTTAACCATGCTCTTTATTTCAAAACTTGGGCATAAGTACCGTAAAGACAACTTTAGCGGCTCTAACTACTTAAACAGGCACGTTGCAGAGCGCTGGCAGAAACCTGGGGATGAACTGAATACCATTTATCCGGTATTGAGAGAGTGGAATATGGACATGTTCACTTTTCCTTATGTAGATGCCCTGATTGGTAATGCTGGTTACGTAAAGCTCAGGGATCTCACTTTATCGTATAATCTCGAAAGATTTGCAAAAAAGATTAAAATGAGCAATGCAAAGGTATTTGTTCAGGGACGCAACCTCTTCAGGATTACGGCTAAAGGAACAGATATTGATCCTGAAACCGCAGAAGTAAATACTACTGGTGGTACAGGTGCCGCTACGGAGCAGGGTTTTACCTCATTGCCTTTACCACGTGAAATCTTTTTTGGTCTGACCTTTTCGTTTTAA
- a CDS encoding redoxin family protein, with translation MNHFIKSGVLALLSAVTLSLSPVNGQTGPARQNSRPPVTLKVGDQAPALVAEKWIKGNPVKEFEKGRVYVMEFWATWCGPCRASMPHLSEIARKYKKDADVISFNVKELIAAKNKDGDYISKVERFVKRLGDGMDYAVAADVRENVMWDTWLAASGMYGIPAAYIIDKDGRIAWIGHPASLEDPLEMVIAGTYNEEGKAQLAEKVKANKEKVKGMNEALKTAEEAKDYKKAANIVDQLMAASPGSGYLAAKKYKYLEQSDVKKAHAYALEALKTYENDPLTLQSISGQIGTDYKLALKLMQKAAAKCDSEDPYAVANLAKAYYKAGELTKAIETQQRVIDILNDTSLVEQKQQVKDNAQDVMKIYKSGGTLPNS, from the coding sequence ATGAATCATTTTATTAAATCCGGGGTATTGGCATTGCTGAGTGCAGTTACCTTGAGCTTATCGCCGGTAAATGGGCAAACCGGGCCTGCCAGGCAAAACAGCCGGCCTCCGGTAACGTTAAAAGTTGGAGACCAGGCACCTGCATTGGTAGCAGAAAAATGGATAAAAGGCAACCCGGTTAAGGAATTTGAAAAGGGCAGAGTCTATGTGATGGAATTCTGGGCAACCTGGTGTGGCCCCTGCAGGGCCAGCATGCCGCATTTATCTGAAATTGCACGTAAGTATAAAAAAGATGCAGATGTAATTAGCTTTAACGTGAAAGAGCTGATTGCTGCAAAAAATAAGGATGGAGACTACATCAGTAAAGTAGAGCGTTTTGTAAAACGTTTGGGAGATGGGATGGATTATGCTGTTGCTGCGGATGTGCGTGAAAATGTAATGTGGGATACCTGGCTGGCGGCTTCCGGAATGTATGGCATCCCCGCTGCGTACATCATAGATAAGGATGGTAGAATTGCCTGGATCGGTCACCCTGCCTCATTGGAAGATCCTTTGGAGATGGTAATTGCAGGTACTTATAACGAAGAAGGTAAGGCTCAACTTGCCGAGAAAGTGAAAGCGAATAAAGAAAAAGTGAAAGGTATGAATGAAGCGCTTAAAACCGCCGAGGAGGCAAAAGATTATAAAAAAGCTGCAAATATAGTGGACCAGTTGATGGCTGCTTCGCCGGGTTCGGGCTACCTTGCTGCAAAAAAATACAAGTATCTGGAGCAAAGTGACGTGAAAAAGGCGCATGCTTATGCTTTGGAAGCGTTGAAAACCTATGAGAATGATCCACTTACACTTCAATCTATTTCTGGGCAAATCGGTACAGATTACAAGCTGGCATTGAAGCTGATGCAAAAGGCGGCAGCAAAATGTGATAGCGAGGACCCGTACGCTGTAGCCAATCTGGCAAAGGCCTACTACAAAGCAGGTGAGTTGACAAAGGCAATTGAAACCCAGCAAAGGGTAATTGATATTTTAAATGATACTTCGCTTGTAGAACAAAAGCAACAGGTAAAAGACAATGCCCAGGATGTGATGAAAATTTATAAGTCGGGCGGCACATTGCCAAACAGTTAA
- a CDS encoding FecR family protein translates to MYQWEVKKAQRIIYLVTADQKSTLSESEKQELENWVKSDPENLALFNELKSAAKKDKALEVMRGYNVDAAFGNLKTKIATDHRNRKNKQYFLWGAAAAAVIAVVSIAGYFYSPAYHRGNEIAESLIAAKTIAAGRNRATLTLADGRSVELSGDKHGLIMKANELVYDDGTAVMNEGKTEAKQLRKTSDQYATLRTPKGGQYQIVLSDGTKVWLNAASEITYLPAFEKGERMVKLTGEAYFEVATQYISPSKKKPFIVKTATQQVEVLGTHFNICGYPDETSIRTTLMEGAVRVSRQGTFNTRLLKPNQQSIIENSHEDIKVLQVDPAYVIDWKNGDFIFDKDIRTIMRQISRWYNIEVAYEGEVTKEEFTGRILRSKNLAEVLNVLQKTNKVHFRIEDIATSGQTKRVVVMP, encoded by the coding sequence ATGTACCAGTGGGAAGTTAAAAAGGCACAACGGATAATTTATTTAGTGACAGCTGATCAAAAAAGCACACTTTCTGAATCTGAAAAACAAGAACTGGAAAACTGGGTTAAATCAGATCCGGAAAATTTGGCTCTATTTAATGAGCTGAAAAGTGCTGCAAAAAAAGACAAGGCACTGGAGGTGATGAGAGGATACAATGTTGATGCTGCTTTCGGAAACCTGAAAACAAAAATTGCCACTGATCACAGGAACCGTAAAAATAAGCAGTATTTTTTATGGGGTGCGGCGGCAGCTGCTGTGATTGCGGTAGTGTCGATAGCAGGTTATTTTTATAGTCCCGCTTATCATAGGGGAAATGAAATTGCAGAAAGTTTAATAGCTGCAAAGACCATTGCTGCCGGGCGTAATAGGGCCACATTAACGCTTGCCGATGGGAGATCCGTTGAATTGAGCGGAGATAAGCATGGTCTGATCATGAAGGCAAATGAGTTGGTTTATGATGATGGTACCGCTGTAATGAACGAGGGCAAAACTGAAGCTAAACAATTGCGCAAGACAAGCGATCAGTATGCCACACTACGTACGCCAAAAGGTGGACAATATCAGATTGTGCTTTCAGATGGTACAAAAGTATGGCTAAATGCTGCCTCGGAGATTACTTATCTTCCTGCATTTGAAAAAGGTGAACGGATGGTAAAGTTAACTGGCGAAGCCTATTTTGAAGTAGCTACACAGTATATATCCCCCAGTAAAAAGAAGCCTTTTATTGTGAAAACAGCAACACAGCAGGTTGAAGTATTGGGCACCCATTTTAATATTTGCGGTTATCCGGACGAAACATCAATCAGGACCACATTGATGGAGGGTGCAGTCCGTGTTTCTAGGCAGGGTACATTTAATACCCGGTTGCTTAAGCCTAATCAGCAAAGTATAATTGAAAATAGCCATGAGGACATTAAAGTGCTCCAGGTGGATCCTGCTTATGTTATTGATTGGAAAAATGGCGATTTTATATTCGATAAGGATATCAGAACCATTATGCGTCAGATTTCCAGGTGGTATAATATAGAAGTAGCGTATGAAGGAGAGGTTACAAAAGAAGAGTTCACTGGAAGGATCCTGCGATCCAAAAACCTGGCAGAAGTGTTGAATGTACTGCAGAAAACCAATAAGGTGCATTTCAGAATTGAAGATATAGCGACATCCGGACAGACAAAAAGAGTTGTGGTTATGCCTTGA